The proteins below come from a single Orcinus orca chromosome 6, mOrcOrc1.1, whole genome shotgun sequence genomic window:
- the ABCA2 gene encoding ATP-binding cassette sub-family A member 2 isoform X2, with protein sequence MPPWLALGWILAPGGGGGWRGLARAWGADTRRGVPDHRALLSKPSKQGSSCPRPGAPGSGPGPEGAPLTGGSEVCLGWGVRVKQPWCLWEGLGVVPQRAAGPRSSSPLHSSLPEPGEVEWVLAFEIFIPLVLFFILLGLRQKKPTISVKEAFYTAAPLTSAGILPVMQSLCPDGQRDEFGFLQYANSTVTQLLERLNRVVEEGNLFDPARPSLGSELEALRQHLEALRSGLDTWESHLDRPAVSSFPLDSAVRDPRELWRFLTQNLSLPDGTAQALLAAQVDLPEVYRLLFGSSPALDAGSGIPRDPEPWSRRGSNPLFRMEELLLTPALLEQLTCTPGSRELGRILTVPQGQETALQGYRDAICRGQAAVRAQRFSGLAAELRNQLDVAKIAQQLGLNAPNGSAPQPQPAPPRRLQALLQDLLDAQKVLQDVDVLSALALLLPQGACTGRPPGPPANGPGGAANGTGAGAGVGSNTTSEEGAPSAAAPASSSDVLQGQCSAFVQLWAGLQPILCGNNRTIEPEALRRGNMSSLGFTSKEQRNLGLLVHLMTSNPKVLYAPAGSEADRVILKANETFALVGNVTHYAQVWLNISAEIRSYLEQGRLQQHLRWLQQYVAELRLHPEALSLSPEELPPALRQDNFSLPNGSVLLQQLDTIDNAACGWIQFMSKVSVDIFKGFPDEESIVNYTLNQAYQDNVTVFASVIFQTRKDGSLPPHVHYKIRQNSSFTEKTNEIRRAYWRPGPNTGGRFYFLYGFVWIQDMMERAIIDTFVGHDVVEPGNYVQMFPYPCYTRDDFLFVIEHMMPLCMVISWVYSVAMTIQHIVAEKEHRLKEVMKTMGLNNAVHWVAWFITGFVQLSISVTALTAILKYGQVLMHSHVVIIWLFLAVYAVATIMFCFLVSVLYSKAKLASACGGIIYFLSYVPYMYVAIREEVAHDKITAFEKCIASLMSTTAFGLGSKYFALYEVAGVGIQWHTFSQSPVEGDDFNLLLAVTMLMADAVVYGVLTWYIEAVHPGMYGLPRPWYFPLQKSYWLGSGRTEAWEWSWPWARAPRLSVMEEDQACAMESRRLEETRGMEEEPTHLPLVVCVDKLTKVYKNDKKLALNRLSLNLYENQVVSFLGHNGAGKTTTMSILTGLFPPTSGSATIYGHDIRTEMDEIRKNLGMCPQHNVLFDRLTVEEHLWFYSRLKSMAQGEIRKEMDKMIEDLELSNKRHSLVQTLSGGMKRKLSVAIAFVGGSRAIILDEPTAGVDPYARRAIWDLILKYKPGRTILLSTHHMDEADLLGDRIAIISHGKLKCCGSPLFLKGAYGDGYRLTLVKRPAEPGDPQEPGLTASPPGRAQLSSCSEPQVSQFIRKHVASCLLVSDTSTELSYILPSEAAKKGAFERLFQHLERSLDALHLSSFGLMDTTLEEVFLKVSEEDQSLENSEADVKESRRDVLPGAVDSWSREGHAGNLARCAELAQSQVSLQSASSVGSARGDEGAGDTDVCGDYRPLCDNLQDPDNVSLQEAEAETLLRVGQGSRKLEGWWLKVRQFHGLLVKRFHCARRNSKALSSQILLPAFFVCVAMTVALSVPEIGDLPPLVLSPSQYHNYTQPHGNFIPYANEERREYRLRLSPDAGPQQLVSTFRLPSGVGATCVLKSPANSSLGPTLNLSSGESRLLATRFFDSMCLESFTQGLPLSNFVPPPPSPAPSDSPVSLDEDPPQAWNTSLLPTSSPENWTSAPSLPRLVREPVRCTCSGQGTGFSCPGSVGGHPPQMRVVTGDILTDITGHNVSEYLLFTSDRFRLHRYGAITFGNVQKSIPASFGARAPAMVRRIAVRRAAQVFYNNKGYHSMPTYLNSLNNAILRANLPKSKGSPAAYGITVTNHPMNKTSASLSLDYLLQGTDVVIAIFIIVAMSFVPASFVVFLVAEKATKAKHLQFVSGCNPVIYWLANYVWDMLNYLVPATCCVIILFVFDLPAYTSPTNFPAVLSLFLLYGWSITPIMYPASFWFEVPSSAYVFLIVINLFIGITATVATFLLQLFEHDKDLKVVNSYLKSCFLIFPNYNLGHGLMEMAYNEYINEYYAKIGQFDKMKSPFEWDIVTRGLVAMTVEGFVGFLLTIMCQYNFLRQPQRMPVSTKPVEDDVDVASERQRVLRGDADNDMVKIENLTKVYKSRKLGRILAVDRLCLGVRPGECFGLLGVNGAGKTSTFKMLTGDESTTGGEAFVNGHSVLKELLQVQQSLGYCPQFDALFDELTAREHLQLYTRLRGIPWKDEARVVKWALEKLELTKYADKPAGTYSGGNKRKLSTAIALIGYPAFIFLDEPTTGMDPKARRFLWNLILDLIKTGRSVVLTSHSMEECEALCTRLAIMVNGRLRCLGSIQHLKNRFGDGYMITVRTKGSQNVKDVVRFFSRNFPEAVLKERHHTKVQYQLKSEHISLAQVFSKMEQVVGVLGLEDYSVSQTTLDNVFVNFAKKQSDNLEPQEAEPPSALQSPLGRLLSLFRPRPPTTELRALVADEPEDLDTEDEGLISFEEERAQLSFNTDTLC encoded by the exons ATGCCTCCTTGGCTGGCCCTGGGCTGGATCCTGGCTCCGGGTGGGGGTGGAGGCTGGCGCGGGCTGGCGCGGGCGTGGGGCGCAGACACACGGCGGGGTGTTCCAGACCACAGAGCTCTATTGTCAAAGCCCAGTAAACAGGGCAGCAGCTGCCCCCGCCCCGGGGCACCGGGCTCGGGCCCTGGGCCAGAGGGAGCGCCACTCACTGGGGGCTCTGAAGtctgtttggggtggggggtgagggtgaAGCAACCCTGGTGCCTCTGGGAAGGGTTGGGGGTGGTCCCCCAAAGAGCAGCCGGCCCGAGGTCCTCCTCCCCCTTGCACTCCTCCCTGCCCGAGCCAGGAGAGGTGGAG TGGGTCCTGGCCTTCGAGATTTTCATCCCTCTCGTCCTCTTCTTCATCCTGCTGGGGCTTCGGCAGAAGAAGCCGACCATCTCTGTGAAGGAAG CCTTCTACACGGCAGCCCCCCTCACCTCTGCCGGCATCCTGCCCGTCATGCAGTCGCTGTGCCCGGATGGCCAGCGGGACGAGTTTGGCTTCCTTCAGTACGCCAACTCCAC GGTCACGCAGCTGTTGGAGCGTCTCAACCGCGTGGTGGAGGAGGGCAACCTGTTTGACCCCGCGAGGCCCAGCCTGGGCTCGGAGCTCGAGGCGCTGCGCCAGCACCTGGAGGCCCTCAGATCTGGCCTGGACACCTGGGAGAGCCACCTTGACCGACCTGCAG TGTCCTCCTTCCCTCTGGACTCGGCGGTCAGGGACCCACGGGAGCTCTGGCGTTTCCTGACGCAGAACCTGTCGCTGCCTGATGGTACGGCCCAGGCTCTCCTGGCCGCCCAGGTGGACCTGCCTGAG GTGTATCGCCTGCTTTTTGGTTCTTCACCTGCCCTGGATGCGGGGTCGGGCATCCCCAGGGATCCGGAGCCCTGGAGCCGCCGGGGCAGCAATCCCCTATTCCGGATGGAG GAGCTGCTGTtgacccctgccctcctggagcagcTCACCTGCACTCCAGGCTCCAGGGAGTTGGGCCGGATCCTCACGGTGCCCCAGGGTCAGGAGACAGCGCTGCAGGGCTACCGGGACGCCATCTGCAGGGGTCAGGCTGCAGTGCGTGCCCAGCGCTTTTCTGGGCTGGCCGCTGAGCTCCGGAACCAACTGGATGTGGCCAAGATTGCCCAGCAG CTGGGCCTGAATGCCCCCAACGGCTCCGCCCCGCAGCCGCAGCCAGCCCCTCCCCGGCGGCTGCAGGCGCTGCTGCAAGACCTGCTGGACGCCCAAAAGGTTCTGCAGGATGTGGATGTCCTCTCGGCCCTGGCCCTGCTGCTGCCTCAGGGTGCCTGCACGGGCCGGCCTCCTGGGCCCCCAGCCAACGGCCCTGGCGGGGCGGCCAACGGCACCGGGGCTGGGGCAGGCGTGGGCTCCAACACCACGTCCGAGGAGGGTGCCCCGTCCGCTGCAGCCCCGGCCTCCTCCTCGGACGTGCTGCAGGGCCAGTGCTCAGCCTTTGTGCAGCTCTGGGCGGGCCTGCAGCCCATCCTGTGTGGCAACAACCG CACCATCGAGCCCGAGGCGCTGCGGAGGGGCAACATGAGCTCCCTGGGCTTCACGAGCAAGGAGCAGCGGAACCTGGGCCTCCTCGTGCACCTCATGACCAGCAACCCCAAGGTCCTGTACGCGCCAGCGGGCTCCGAGGCAGATCGCGTCATCCTCAAG GCCAACGAGACCTTCGCCCTCGTAGGCAACGTGACTCACTACGCCCAGGTCTGGCTCAACATCTCAGCTGAGATCCGCAGCTACCTGGAGCAGGGCCGGCTGCAGCAACACCTGCGCTGGCTGCAGCAG TATGTGGCAGAGCTGCGGCTGCACCCGGAGGCACTGAGCCTGTCGCCAGAGGAGCTGCCGCCTGCCCTGCGCCAGGACAACTTCTCCCTGCCCAATGGCTCGGTCCTCCTGCAGCAGCTGGACACCATCGACAATGCGGCCTGCGGCTGGATCCAGTTCATGTCCAAG GTGAGTGTGGACATCTTCAAGGGTTTTCCCGACGAGGAGAGCATCGTCAACTACACCCTCAACCAGGCTTACCAGGACAACGTCACCGTGTTTGCCA GCGTGATCTTCCAGACCCGCAAGGACGGCTCCCTGCCACCCCACGTGCACTACAAGATCCGCCAGAACTCCAGCTTCACTGAGAAAACCAACGAGATCCGCAGGGCCTACTGGCGGCCGGGGCCCAACACCGGCGGCCGCTTCTACTTCCTGTATGGCTTCGTCTGGATCCAGG ACATGATGGAGCGCGCCATCATTGACACCTTCGTGGGCCACGACGTGGTGGAGCCAGGCAACTACGTGCAGATGTTCCCCTACCCCTGCTACACACGGGACGA ctttcTGTTTGTCATCGAGCACATGATGCCGCTCTGCATGGTGATTTCCTGGGTCTACTCTGTGGCCATGACCATCCAGCACATTGTGGCGGAGAAGGAGCATCGGCTGAAGGAG GTGATGAAGACCATGGGCCTGAACAATGCCGTGCACTGGGTGGCCTGGTTCATCACGGGCTTTGTGCAGCTCTCCATCTCGGTGACGGCGCTGACCGCCATCCTCAAGTACGGCCAGGTCCTCATGCACAGCCACGTGGTCATCATCTGGCTCTTCCTGGCCGTCTACGCCGTGGCCACCATCATGTTCTG TTTCCTGGTGTCCGTGCTGTACTCCAAGGCCAAGCTGGCATCGGCCTGCGGCGGCATCATCTACTTCCTGAGCTACGTGCCCTACATGTACGTGGCGATCCGCGAGGAGGTGGCCCACGACAAGATCACCGCCTTCGAGAAGTGCATCGCG TCCCTGATGTCCACGACAGCCTTCGGCCTGGGCTCCAAGTACTTCGCCCTGTACGAGGTGGCGGGCGTAGGCATCCAGTGGCACACGTTCAGCCAGTCGCCCGTGGAAGGGGACGACTTCAACCTGCTCTTGGCTGTCACCATGCTGATGGCAGACGCAGTCGTCTACGGTGTGCTCACGTGGTACATCGAGGCCGTGCACCCAG GCATGTACGGGCTGCCCCGGCCCTGGTACTTCCCACTGCAGAAGTCCTACTGGCTGGGCAGCGGGCGGACGGAAGCGTGGGAGTGGAGCTGGCCATGGGCTCGCGCGCCGCGCCTCAGCGTCATGGAGGAGGACCAGGCCTGTGCCATGGAGAGCCGGCGCTTGG AGGAGACGCGGGGCATGGAGGAGGAGCCCACCCACCTGCCGCTGGTGGTCTGCGTGGACAAGCTCACCAAGGTCTACAAGAACGACAAGAAGCTGGCCTTGAACAGGCTGAGCCTAAACCTCTACGAGAACCAGGTGGTGTCCTTCCTGGGCCACAACGGGGCTGGCAAGACCACTACCAT GTCTATCCTCACCGGCCTGTTCCCACCGACATCGGGTTCGGCCACCATCTACGGGCATGACATTCGCACGGAGATGGACGAGATCCGCAAGAACCTGGGCATGTGTCCCCAGCACAACGTGCTCTTCGACCGGCTCACGGTGGAGGAGCACCTCTGGTTCTACTCGAGGCTCAAGAGCATGGCCCAGGGGGAGATCCGCAAGGAGATGGACAA GATGATCGAGGACCTGGAGCTCTCCAACAAGCGGCACTCGCTGGTGCAGACGCTGTCCGGCGGCATGAAACGCAAGCTCTCCGTGGCCATCGCCTTTGTGGGCGGCTCCCGTGCCATCATCCTGGATGAGCCCACGGCCGGCGTGGACCCCTACGCACGCCGCGCCATCTGGGACCTCATCCTGAAGTACAAGCCAG GCCGCACCATCCTCCTGTCCACCCACCACATGGACGAGGCCGACCTGCTTGGGGATCGCATTGCCATCATCTCCCACGGGAAGCTCAAGTGCTGTGGCTCCCCGCTGTTTCTCAAGGGTGCTTACGGGGATGGCTACCGCCTCACGCTGGTCAAGCGGCCTGCCGAGCCCGGGGACCCCCAAG AGCCAGGGCTGACAGCCAGCCCCCCAGGTCGGGCCCAGCTGAGCAGCTGCTCCGAGCCCCAGGTTTCCCAGTTCATCCGCAAACATGTGGCCTCCTGCCTGCTGGTCTCGGACACCAGCACCGAGCTCTCTTACATCCTGCCCAGCGAGGCCGCCAAGAAGGGAGCCTTTGAGCGCCTCTTTCag CACCTGGAGCGCAGTCTGGATGCTCTGCACCTGAGCAGCTTTGGGCTGATGGACACGACACTGGAGGAGGTGTTCCTTAAGGTATCGGAGGAGGACCAGTCGCTGGAGAACAGCGAGGCAG ACGTGAAAGAGTCCAGGAGAGACGTGCTGCCGGGGGCCGTGGACTCATGGTCGAGGGAGGGTCACGCTGGCAACCTGGCCCGGTGCGCAGAGCTGGCACAGTCACAGGTGTCGCTGCAGTCTGCGTCCTCGGTGGGCTCTGCCCGTGGTGACGAGGGGGCCGGCGACACCGATGTCTGTGGCGACTACCGCCCCCTCTGTGACAACTTGCAGGACCCCGACAACGTCAGCTTGCAAG AGGCCGAGGCGGAGACCCTCTTGCGGGTCGGCCAGGGCAGCCGCAAGCTGGAGGGCTGGTGGCTGAAGGTGCGCCAGTTCCACGGGCTCCTGGTGAAGCGCTTCCACTGTGCTCGACGCAACTCTAAGGCGCTGTCCTCTCAGATCCTGCTACCTGCCTTCTTTGTCTGCGTGGCTATGACGGTGGCACTCTCCGTCCCAGAGATCG GCGACCTGCCCCCGCTGGTCCTGTCTCCCTCCCAGTACCACAACTACACCCAGCCCCACGGCAACTTCATCCCCTATGCCAACGAGGAGCGCCGAGAGTACCG ATTGCGGCTGTCCCCCGACGCCGGACCCCAGCAGCTGGTGAGCACCTTCCGGCTGCCGTCAGGCGTGGGCGCCACGTGTGTGCTCAAGTCTCCGGCTAACAGCTCGCTGGGGCCCACGCTGAACCTGAGCAGTGGTGAGTCGCGCCTGCTGGCCACGCGGTTCTTCGACAGCATGTGCCTCGAGTCCTTCACGCAGGGGCTGCCGCTGTCCAACTTTGTGCCGCCCCCACCCTCGCCTGCCCCGTCTGACTCCCCCGTGTCCCTGGACGAGGACCCGCCGCAGGCCTGGAACACCTCCCTGCTGCCCACCTCCTCGCCAG AGAACTGGACATCGGCACCCTCCCTGCCACGCCTGGTGCGGGAGCCCGTCCGCTGCACCTGCTCTGGGCAGGGCACCGGCTTCTCCTGTCCCGGCAGTGTGGGCGGGCACCCGCCCCAGATGCGGGTGGTCACGGGTGACATCCTGACCGACATCACCGGCCACAATGTCTCTGAGTACCTGCTCTTTACCTCCGACCGCTTCCGGCTGCACCG GTACGGGGCCATCACCTTCGGCAACGTCCAGAAGTCCATCCCAGCCTCGTTTGGCGCCCGGGCCCCAGCCATGGTGCGGAGGATCGCGGTGCGGCGGGCAGCCCAG GTTTTCTACAACAACAAGGGCTACCACAGCATGCCCACCTACCTCAACAGCCTCAACAATGCCATCCTGCGTGCCAACTTGCCCAAGAGCAAGGGCAGCCCTGCGGCCTATG GCATCACCGTCACCAACCACCCCATGAACAAGACGAGCGCTAGCCTCTCCCTGGATTACCT GCTGCAGGGCACGGATGTGGTCATCGCCATCTTCATCATCGTGGCCATGTCCTTCGTGCCGGCCAGCTTCGTGGTCTTTCTGGTGGCTGAGAAGGCCACCAAGGCCAAGCACCTGCAGTTTGTCAGCGGCTGTAACCCTGTCATCTACTGGCTGGCTAACTACGTGTGGGACATG CTCAACTACCTGGTCCCGGCCACCTGCTGTGTCATCATCCTATTTGTGTTTGACTTGCCGGCCTACACGTCACCCACCAACTTCCCCGCCGTGCTCTCCCTCTTCCTGCTTTACGG GTGGTCCATCACCCCCATCATGTACCCGGCCTCCTTCTGGTTCGAGGTCCCCAGCTCGGCCTATGTGTTTCTTATCGTCATCAACCTTTTCATCGGCATCACGGCCACCGTGGCCACCTTCCTACTGCAGCTCTTTGAGCATGACAAg GACCTGAAGGTTGTCAACAGTTACCTGAAAAGCTGCTTCCTCATCTTCCCCAACTACAACCTGGGCCACGGACTCATGGAGATGGCCTACAACGAGTACATCAACGAGTACTACGCCAAGATCG GCCAGTTTGACAAGATGAAGTCCCCGTTTGAGTGGGATATTGTCACCAGGGGCCTGGTGGCCATGACGGTCGAGGGCTTCGTGGGCTTCCTTCTCACCATCATGTGCCAGTATAACTTCCTGCGGCAGCCGCA GCGCATGCCCGTGTCGACAAAGCCCGTGGAGGACGACGTGGACGTGGCCAGCGAGCGGCAGCGAGTGCTGCGGGGCGACGCTGACAACGACATGGTCAAAATCGAGAACCTGACCAAG GTGTACAAGTCGCGGAAGCTCGGGCGCATCCTGGCTGTGGACCGCCTGTGCCTGGGCGTGCGTCCTGGCGAGTGCTTTGGCCTCCTGGGCGTCAACGGCGCGGGCAAGACCAGCACCTTCAAGATGCTGACGGGCGACGAGAGCACGACGGGGGGCGAGGCCTTTGTCAACGGGCACAG CGTGCTCAAGGAGCTGCTCCAGGTGCAGCAGAGCCTGGGCTACTGCCCACAGTTCGACGCCCTGTTCGATGAGCTCACGGCCCGGGAGCACCTGCAGCTGTACACGCGGCTCCGCGGCATCCCCTGGAAGGATGAGGCCCGG GTGGTGAAGTGGGCCCTGGAGAAGCTGGAGCTGACCAAGTACGCGGACAAGCCTGCCGGTACCTACAGCGGAGGCAACAAGCGGAAGCTGTCGACAGCCATTGCCCTCATCGGGTACCCtgcattcatcttcctg GACGAGCCCACCACAGGCATGGACCCTAAGGCTCGGCGCTTCCTCTGGAACCTCATTTTGGACCTCATCAAGACAGGGCGCTCGGTGGTGCTCACTTCGCACAG CATGGAGGAGTGCGAGGCGCTGTGCACGCGGCTGGCCATCATGGTGAACGGGCGCCTGCGCTGTCTGGGCAGCATCCAGCATCTGAAGAACCG GTTCGGGGACGGCTACATGATCACGGTGAGGACCAAGGGCAGCCAGAACGTGAAGGACGTGGTGCGGTTCTTCAGCAGGAACTTCCCGGAGGCCGTGCTCAAG GAGCGGCACCACACAAAGGTGCAGTACCAGCTCAAGTCGGAGCACATCTCGCTGGCGCAGGTGTTCAGCAAGATGGAGCAGGTGGTGGGCGTGCTGGGCCTCGAGGACTACTCAGTCAGCCAGACCACCCTGGACAAC GTGTTCGTGAACTTCGCCAAGAAGCAGAGCGACAACCTGGAGCCGCAGGAGGCAGAGCCCCCCTCGGCGCTGCAGTCCCCGCTGGGCCGCCTGCTCAGCCTTTTCCGGCCTCGGCCCCCCACCACTGAGCTGCGGGCGCTCGTGGCCGACGAGCCCGAGGACCTGGACACGGAGGACGAGGGCCTCATCAGCTTCGAGGAGGAGAGG GCCCAGCTCTCCTTCAACACGGACACGCTCTGCTGA